Proteins found in one Ovis canadensis isolate MfBH-ARS-UI-01 breed Bighorn chromosome 20, ARS-UI_OviCan_v2, whole genome shotgun sequence genomic segment:
- the GPX5 gene encoding epididymal secretory glutathione peroxidase yields MTVQLRASCLFLLLLAGFVQTNYSLEKMDCYKDVKGTIYDYDAFTLNGKEHIQFKQYAGKHVLFVNVATYCGLTAQYPELNALQEELKPFGLVVLGFPCNQFGKQEPGENSEILPGLKYVRPGGGYVPNFQLFEKGDVNGETEQKVFTFLKQSCPHPSEFMGSIKHISWEPIMVRDIRWNFEKFLVGPDGVPVMRWFHRTPVSTVKADILAYMKQFQTK; encoded by the exons ATGACTGTACAGTTAAGGGCCTcttgtctttttctccttctcctagCTGGCTTTGTGCAAACAAATTACAGTCTAGAGAAG ATGGATTGCTACAAAGATGTGAAAGGCACCATCTATGATTATGACGCTTTTACTCTTAATGGAAAGGAACACATTCAGTTCAAGCAGTATGCGGGCAAACATGTCCTTTTTGTCAATGTGGCCACCTATTGTGGTCTGACAGCTCAATATCCTG AACTGAATGCACTACAGGAGGAGCTGAAGCCCTTTGGCCTAGTTGTGTTGGGATTTCCGTGTAACCAATTCGGAAAGCAAGAACCAGGAGAAAACTCAGAAATCCTTCCAGGACTGAA GTACGTCCGTCCAGGAGGAGGATACGTACCTAATTTCCAGTTGTTTGAGAAAGGGGATGTGAATGGTGAAACAGAGCAGAAAGTCTTCACCTTCTTAAAG CAATCCTGTCCTCACCCTTCTGAGTTTATGGGCTCAATCAAACATATATCCTGGGAACCCATCATGGTCCGTGACATCCGCTGGAATTTTGAAAAGTTCCTAGTGGGACCTGATGGCGTCCCTGTCATGCGCTGGTTTCATCGGACTCCAGTCAGTACAGTCAAGGCAGATATTCTGGCATACATGAAACAGTTCCAGACCAAATAA